CAAGAGATACGTCATAGCAACGTTCCTTCTGGGTGCCACCCTCTCGGTGGGCATTGCCTATATCGTCGAAAGCGTTTTGACTGTCGGAGGCCTGATACAACCAATACTTCCAACCACGGCTTTCTATGTTGCCTTGGTTGCGGGGCTTGTTGAAGAGCCGGCAAAGGCCCTTGCTGTTAGATTTCCCTACAAAGCCGGTCAGATGGATGGCATAATGGACGGCTTGGTTTACGGCGTCGCGGCGGGTCTCGGCTTTGCGGCTACCGAGAACTTCCTCTACGGCCTAGGTTGGGGCGTGGCCGTAACACTCACAAGGGCTTTCCTCACGCCCTTTGCCCATGGAACGTGGACGGCCATAATCGGTGTTGGTTACGGTCTCAAGGCTGAGGGGAAAGTTGAGTCCCTCTCTCAGTTTTACGCCCTCGCGATTTTCCTCCACTTCATATGGGACTACTTCGCGTTCCTGAGTGCAACGGTTCCGGCTTATAACATAATGCTCATATTCCTGCTCTTAGTTAACCTGTCAATCCTGCGCTACTTCCTAATCCTTGGCGAGGAGGAGGACAGGCAGAGGTTCTGGTATTACCTCGTCAGGAGGGGTTGGCGATGAAGGACATAAAAAAGCTCGAGGAGGCCCTCTTTGAGGCTCGACCCTACGTGGAGTACTGGGACAGGCTGGAAAAACTCGTAAAGGAACTCTGGGAGGAATCGGAGAACGAAGAAGAGTTCATTGAGCGTTTAAAGGAGGAACTCCAGCGGGCGGAAGAGCCCTTTAAAACAGACCTGAGGATTTTCCTTCAGAAGTTTGAAGCCATTGAAGGCTGACCTTTGGTTTATATCCTGTGGTGTATTTGTTCTTCTTGTCAGGTTTTTATGGTTTTACGAGGGGATTATTTCTAACATACTTTTGTTTAAGCTTTCCTAATTCGAAAAGTATTTAAGGAAGATGCATCCTCCCCTCGTGAAAACGACTGGAGGTAGTAGCATGAAGAAGATCCTCCTATCGGCTGTTGTCGCTCTACTGGTCGTATTTGCCGCGGGATGTGTGGGCAAAAGCACGGGTTTGACTGAGGAGAAGGTCATCCATGCTATCAAGAACATAAAAACTGCCCACTACGATGAGAACTT
This genomic interval from Thermococcus sp. contains the following:
- a CDS encoding PrsW family glutamic-type intramembrane protease, with protein sequence MNVLTALIFFAYAPALAILWYFYHKDRYEPEPKRYVIATFLLGATLSVGIAYIVESVLTVGGLIQPILPTTAFYVALVAGLVEEPAKALAVRFPYKAGQMDGIMDGLVYGVAAGLGFAATENFLYGLGWGVAVTLTRAFLTPFAHGTWTAIIGVGYGLKAEGKVESLSQFYALAIFLHFIWDYFAFLSATVPAYNIMLIFLLLVNLSILRYFLILGEEEDRQRFWYYLVRRGWR